One Hordeum vulgare subsp. vulgare chromosome 4H, MorexV3_pseudomolecules_assembly, whole genome shotgun sequence DNA window includes the following coding sequences:
- the LOC123450118 gene encoding germin-like protein 8-5 — MTTSSSILLLAALLALVSWQAIASDPDPLQDFCVADMHSPVRVNGFVCKNPMEVNADDFFKAANLDKPRVTNKVGSNVTLINVMQIAGLNTLGISIARIDYAPLGQNPPHTHPRATEILTVLEGTLYVGFVTSNQPAPNRNKFLSKVLNKGDVFVFPVGLIHFQFNPNPHQPAVAIAALSSQNPGAITIANAVFGSDPPISDDVLSKAFQVEKNTIDYLQAQFWENNHN; from the exons ATGACAACCTCCTCTTCCATCCTTCTCCTTGCTGCCCTTCTTGCCTTGGTCTCATGGCAGGCCATTGCGTCCGATCCTGACCCACTCCAGGACTTTTGTGTCGCCGACATGCATTCACCAG TGCGTGTCAATGGGTTCGTTTGCAAGAACCCGATGGAAGTTAATGCAGATGACTTCTTCAAGGCAGCCAACCTCGACAAGCCTAGGGTGACCAACAAGGTTGGATCCAACGTCACTTTGATCAACGTCATGCAGATTGCTGGACTCAACACCCTCGGAATCTCAATTGCGCGCATCGACTATGCTCCCTTGGGCCAAAACCCACCACATACGCACCCTCGCGCCACTGAGATCCTCACGGTGCTCGAGGGGACACTGTACGTTGGCTTTGTCACATCCAACCAGCCCGCCCCCAACAGAAACAAGTTCCTTTCCAAGGTGCTCAACAAAGGTGATGTGTTTGTCTTTCCCGTGGGGCTCATCCACTTCCAATTCAACCCGAACCCCCACCAGCCTGCCGTTGCAATTGCCGCGCTCAGTAGCCAGAACCCAGGGGCTATCACAATTGCCAATGCAGTGTTTGGGTCAGACCCACCAATATCGGATGATGTTCTTTCCAAGGCATTTCAGGTTGAAAAGAATACAATAGACTATCTCCAGGCTCAGTTCTGGGAGAACAACCACAATTGA
- the LOC123447623 gene encoding germin-like protein 8-5, protein MATSSSILLLAALLALVSWQAIASDPDPLQDFCVADMHSPVRVNGFVCKNPMEVNADDFFKAANLDKPRMTNKVGSNVTLINVMQIAGLNTLGISIARIDYAPLGQNPPHTHPRATEILTVLEGTLYVGFVTSNQPAPNRNKFLSKVLNKGDVFVFPVGLIHFQFNPNPHQPAVAIAALSSQNPGAITIANAVFGSDPPISDDVLSKAFQVEKNTIDYLQAQFWESNHN, encoded by the exons ATGGCAACCTCCTCTTCCATCCTTCTCCTTGCTGCCCTTCTTGCCTTGGTCTCATGGCAGGCCATTGCGTCCGATCCTGACCCACTCCAGGACTTTTGTGTCGCCGACATGCATTCACCAG TGCGTGTCAATGGGTTCGTTTGCAAGAACCCGATGGAAGTTAACGCAGACGACTTCTTCAAGGCAGCCAATCTCGACAAGCCAAGGATGACCAACAAGGTTGGATCCAACGTCACCTTGATCAACGTCATGCAGATTGCTGGACTCAACACCCTCGGCATCTCAATTGCGCGCATTGACTATGCTCCCTTGGGTCAGAACCCGCCACATACGCACCCTCGCGCCACTGAGATCCTCACGGTGCTCGAGGGGACACTGTACGTTGGCTTTGTCACATCCAACCAGCCCGCCCCCAACAGAAACAAGTTCCTTTCCAAGGTGCTCAACAAAGGTGATGTGTTTGTCTTTCCCGTGGGGCTCATCCACTTCCAATTCAACCCGAACCCCCACCAGCCTGCCGTTGCAATTGCCGCGCTCAGTAGCCAGAACCCAGGGGCTATCACAATTGCCAATGCAGTGTTTGGGTCAGACCCACCAATATCGGATGATGTTCTTTCCAAGGCATTTCAGGTTGAAAAGAATACAATAGACTATCTCCAGGCTCAGTTCTGGGAGAGCAACCACAATTGA
- the LOC123450119 gene encoding germin-like protein 8-11: MSSSSSFLVLASLLALVSWQATASDPSPLQDFCVADMHSPVRVNGFVCKNPMEVNADDFFKAANLDKPRMTNKVGSNVTLINVMQIAGLNTLGISIARIDYAPLGQNPPHTHPRATEILTVLEGTLYVGFVTSNLPAPNRNKFLSKVLNKGDVFVFPVGLIHFQFNPNPHKPAVAIAALSSQNPGAITIANAVFGSNPPISDDVLAKAFQVEKNTIDWLQAQFWENNHN, translated from the exons ATgtcatcctcctcttccttccttgtCCTCGCTTCTCTTCTTGCATTGGTCTCATGGCAGGCCACTGCCTCCGATCCTAGCCCACTCCAAGACTTTTGTGTGGCCGACATGCATTCACCAG TGCGTGTCAATGGGTTTGTTTGCAAGAACCCGATGGAAGTTAACGCAGACGACTTCTTCAAGGCAGCCAATCTCGACAAGCCAAGGATGACCAACAAGGTTGGATCCAACGTCACCTTGATCAACGTCATGCAGATTGCTGGACTCAACACCCTCGGCATCTCAATTGCGCGCATTGACTATGCTCCCTTGGGTCAGAACCCGCCACATACGCACCCTCGCGCCACTGAGATCCTCACGGTCCTCGAGGGGACACTGTATGTTGGCTTTGTCACATCCAACTTGCCCGCCCCCAACAGAAACAAGTTCCTCTCGAAGGTGCTCAACAAAGGTGATGTGTTTGTCTTCCCAGTGGGCCTCATTCACTTCCAATTCAACCCCAACCCCCACAAGCCCGCCGTAGCAATTGCCGCACTCAGCAGCCAGAACCCAGGGGCTATCACAATTGCCAATGCAGTGTTTGGGTCAAACCCACCAATATCGGATGATGTTCTTGCCAAAGCATTTCAGGTGGAAAAGAATACAATAGACTGGCTTCAGGCTCAGTTCTGGGAGAATAATCACAATTAA